CTGAATTACCTACGTCACTACTTATTACCTCCTCGCGTTGAAACCAGCCTTACTCCTTTATTTGCTATTGAAACCATCGAGAAGAAAATGGAAGGAAGAGGGCGATAGAAGCGGATAATTGGCCCCTGCCACAAGTGTGCAGGCCGACGCACCTTCGGCCTTCAAGGCCCCGCCCACTTGTTGCGCACTGGGTTGAATACAATGATACAAAGCTCGGTGGCTTCCACTGTTCTGAATTGTCTGACCCAGAATCGTTTGGAACTATCAATTCAGTACTCACAGCTGACAGCTACATCAGGCCTCGTTTTGTTCCCGTCGGAACGAGTACCAGAAATGGCCCTTTTAGGTCTAACTGTCTAGCCAGGCTAACCGAATGGATCTAATTCCTAAACAATATACATTCACATCCAAGTAGCCTAGCAGACGAGTTGCACTGTAAACATCAGGCTCCAGTGTACTAGAACTTAAATGCGGTATCGTTTGGATGTCCATGTATCTTTTAATCCATGTGTCATGAAATAGTTTAGCCTGTATCTAACACCAAACTATTTCAACACATCTGGAGTGAGAGGAATATATGACCATAGCCATCCAAACAAGCCACGCATGTGTGCATCTCCATAGCAGAAACAAAGGGGAAAGGAAGGCTTCGGAAATCTCCTGACAGCAGTAATGAGTCAAAAGCACGCAGAACGGCAGAAACAGTTTCTGCCTCTGGCGATGATGCCGATCACCTGACAACAGTAATGAGTGTAACTGCTAGCCTCTTCAGGAACGAGAATAAAGAAATTCCTTGTATACGGCAGATGGTGGTTCGTGTGCCTACTCCGTGGCAATCAGAAACGGAAGTCCTCTGAAAGGAGTAAAGACACTTCGATCAATTTCAAGCACCGGAGGTCAACCAGTAAAACAGAATCCACTTAAGTCCTGACCAGTCAAATTTGGAACAAAGGACAATTACTTACCAGCCACCTCTTCTAGAGAAGTAATCACTGTCCAAGGAAATGGCGAGAGCAAGAGCCACTACCCTTTCAGGCAAAGTCAGCTGGCGAACAACATGCAATTCTTTGGTCTGGAGCTTTTGTGAGACATTAACTAACTGGGAAAAGTGGGCACCCACATACCCAGATATAATAAACGGTAAGTGAGCAAACTTGTCGCTTTGTACATCATCACCAAACCGGATAGCATACTGGCCAGCATCCGTGAAGAGCTACAGTAGTTGTAAGAACAATATGGTGTTTATCATTCTAAACTCATTAGTTTTTACAATCCTATTCCTTCTATAGTCTAGGAGCAAATGCAGTACAGTTgatggaaaagaagaagaaaagtccAAAAAGACGCAGGTTGTAACACAATTAAATCAGATGAACCGTACTGCAACATGGATCTGTTGTGACTTGTGAGATAGAACCATCATAGCTGTGTCATCAGGCAATGGCAAAGCCCAGTACTGTATAAAAGGCTACACAGAAAAAAAATCTAAAGAAAGCAAAACCATCACAACAATTTAGATAGACAGTTCTTAATGATCTAAGTGTAAATCATTAATATGTCAATGGAAACATTGTTTGCTGTCAAACATGCAATTGGTTCATAAGGTCATGGATGGACATGGATGTCCATCGGGTataacaaaagggtatgctttgaTCATTATATGATGAAAAGGATATTACCTCAAAGCCGATGCCCCTCCAATTACGATCAATCTGAGCCAACAGTTTGTCATCTTCATCCACTAGGCTAAAGGTCCAGTTCCAGAATCCTGGATTCTCAACAACTGCAAATTGCCTATTCCTGAAATATTATGAGATTATTTCAGGCAGTATAGTAAGACAGGAACTACTCAGCGAACTGGGAGAATTGAACTTAATCAACAAAATATATCAGAATACCATATTACCCTAAGTACAGGTCATAGATTCTCTGCCAAAGGTGCCAACGCCTGTGGACTACGCCTATCTCCTGACAAAACCCAAACAACAAAGCTTTATCAGCACTTTCCCATAAGAATCATATGCAGATGATAGTCCTACCCTAGTTAGAGCAATCTAATGAAGAATATCTACATACCTTACCATCCACTTCTGCATAAATTGAGCTGTTGATCCACCAAAATGGCCTACGAACCTAAACCCAGTAGTATAATTCAATATTTTTTCCTTAAAATGGCATAGTGTCTTGCAGAAATATTACCTTAAATATCTCGTTACCCATAGCATCCGTTATTTCTGCAACAAATGGCCGTCTTGTTCTGAGTAGCTGAAACATGAACAAAAGGGGATTGGATTTGCTCATTTGCACTACTAATCTCCAAGAAGTAAAAATCAATTATAAGGATGCACTCTTTTCTTCCAAAAATCAAAAATATAAAGCCAATTCATATTTAATTAACTCTTGGCAACACGGTATCTATATGTACTGTTGAGgtgtataagtggattgactactttctctCATTAActtaagtttttgggttgaactggttagtgcgtcCACTCTAACATGATATCAAAGCCAGAGGTCTTGAAATCGAATCCTGGTAGAGGCTTTATTTGTGCCTCCACCCATTTATTTCCATGTTTGCGCATTTCTCTCTGGCTGCATTTGCGCCTTTCTCTCTGGTTGCACGTGAGTGGGTGTGTTGAGGTGTATAAATGGATTGGCTACCTTCTCCCATCAACTTAAGCTTTTGAGTTGAACTGGTTAGTGTGTCCACTCTAACATAAACCAGTTATGAACTATAGTTCCATCAACCGCTACAGGGGAATATATTTAATTAAGTGTCTTGTTGTGTGGTCTTACAGAAAATGTCGCTGCCAACTCTAGCTGCATCAACCGTTACAACAACAAATTCTTTGCCACACCACCCAAGATAAGATAAGAGCAAAACAATACAACGGAACCCTGAAGAAGAAACTCTAGTTATCAGTCCGACCTACTCAACAATGGTTCGTGATAGGAAGTGAAAGCCTGCCAATACATGTTCTCTAGCACAGGGGAACAAAGATATTTTTTCAGTCTCTCAGTAGCATATGATGCATGAGGCACTGATGATGATTCATATGGAGATAAAACAGTAGATAGTGAGAAGGTACAATCAACAATACTGTCTGCACATAAGTATATAAGAATAACTAAATCCAAAAATCCCAAGTATTTAAGATTACCCGGCGAGACCCCTGTATTCGTACTGATAGCTCCTTGAAGGTGCCTCCCTGGTCGCTCCTGCAGCCTCCACAGAATTCGCGAACGCGCATAGCGAAGGCTCCGCACCGCTGCCGGCGTTCCCGGGTGACGCGCCGATGCCCCACCTCCTCGCGTCCTCCTTCTGCTTCTTCAGCACGTCTACCCACAGCTTCCGCAGCCACTCCCGGGGCACCGCTGGTGACCCATCCCAGCCGCCGCTGGCGAACCCATGGGATCCTGCCTTGACGAGACTAGGGTTGGACCTCCCCGCCGCGGAGGCCCTCCCGACCTCGATGGAGTGAGAGAGCAGCCTGGGTAGCCACCGCATCGCCGCAGCGCAGAGAGGCCGGGAGCCGTGAAAGTGATGAAGCTAAGTTATGACTTAACTAATGATGGATGAGAGGATCAGACGGTCTTATTCTATGCTCGAATTGCTTGTGGAGTGTCTTAACCAACTGAGAGGCTTCCTTATATTCTGATGTTGTTCTATATATGTATGAACTGTGATGTCATTTGGATTTCGATAATATGTAACATAATCTCCTATGGCTATCATTTTGTGGCTTGTTACGTGGACTTTCCTTCAAGAAAATCATGAATCGCTTCAACCAGCGTTCCAAATTATAGTGACTTTAGTTTTATTCTAAGTCAAACTTCTTTAAACTTAATCTAACATTTTAAAAATATAAACATGTATACATCCTAATAGTCCAATTAAATTAATATACTATCAGGTCATTTTTTTGAGAATTCAGTAAAACTCATTTGATGTTGTAGATGTattattaatattttctttttaAAAAATCATGAAAGTTAGAAAAAAGCCTAACTTAGGAGTTTGGTGAAGTAAAAAAAATCCCTAAAATTTGGAATAGAGGTAGGACTACCGTGGAGCGACTTTGCCTTTGCCTGATTGCGAAGTCAAGGGTAGAGTAACTGGATCATCGTCAACGACTGCTATGTAAGCAGTGTTTCTGTGCAAGCGTGGAAGTAAACCATCTGACTCATATTACTATCCAACTATAGATACAATTATGATTTGTTAGGAGTTTTTTTATAAAGACTAGCTGAATGTCTGTGCGTTGCAAcgagaatatataataccagtatactacgataacttatatacaaaatgtgtgttataccgttatgagaaaatatttcataatcaatttgtgattctggtcatacataaattttgttatttataatatatttgtttcaccactacattgcaaccatcagtatcatacagacttcgatatatgtcacgatttgcatggtctcatcattggagagcacgttccacacataccggaagaaattccctcgtacatcgttagtcatcagacacgtaccaccatacgcttttgcttaaacaaaaaggcaagtgtgtgtttgcgaagagaattaaagacaagccggcacaaaagctaccccaacggtggtgaggatgacgaactggtcattgttgtcggtcctcctctgcgtcacctctggcgccaagatgacgccacagtcctcgatatagtagtcgtcgaacgcgcgcgacataccgagtactgatgaatcttggctgggctgtaaaacgaagtgcaccccgggctcatcagtaaggtagttgaaagggaaatgtgcccttgggccatttctaagtattttgatgattaagtgcccaacacaaatggtttaagtgtgaaattgtgccaaagactcaagaagtgaaaatcaagacacaaggtatgattctagacttagtacattggtttttatgtactaacatatttgtctaagtgctagaatcagagaaaatacaaaaggcaaaaagacttggctggagcagccaagactcagcgcagtctgggtgcaccggacagtgttcggtggtgcaccggacagtgttcggtgcgccaggctggcgtctggtcaactggccgctctcgggaattcttcggcggcgtacggctaaaattcaccggactgtccggtgagccaacggtcagccgcaccaacggtcggccgcgcaatccgcgcgtgacgcatggccgagccaacggtcagatgggggcaccggactgtccgatgcgccaacggctccaagtcttcaacggtcggctgcgccagtttaggaaggcaatctgcaccggacatgctacagtgcctgtccggtggtgcaccggactgtccggtgcaccacccgacagaaggcaagaattaccttccctgattgcctccaacggctcctagctgccttgaggctataaaagggacccctaggcgcatggaggagatacacaagcattctttgatcatctctaagcaccaagacttcattctagcgcatttgattctttgtgatagcaatttgagctcctcttgagttgagaactccgtgtgtgaacttagagctcaagttgtgactagtgtgcgtgtttgtgctgttgctttcgagacttgtgtgtgttgcttttccctcccttacatccgtgcttctttgtgatcgtcatttgtaagggcgagaggctccaagttgtggagattcctcgcaaacgggatatagtgaaagaaagaaaaacactgtggtattcaagtggatctttggatcacttgaaaggggttgagtgcaaccctcgtccattgggacgccacaatgtggagtaggcaagtgttgtacttggccgaaccacgggataaaccatcgtgtctcttgtgcttgttctcattatgactattgtgtttcacaagagctcggtccttagccacttgatttcattgtgctaacacttaatcaagttttgtggctttaagttttaagtttttacaggatcacctattcaccccccctctaggtgctctcaattggtatcagagccgttctcttcacgaaagggactaatctcccgaagggatggatcctaagggaaaggggat
This portion of the Zea mays cultivar B73 chromosome 2, Zm-B73-REFERENCE-NAM-5.0, whole genome shotgun sequence genome encodes:
- the LOC103645991 gene encoding altered inheritance rate of mitochondria protein 25, whose translation is MRWLPRLLSHSIEVGRASAAGRSNPSLVKAGSHGFASGGWDGSPAVPREWLRKLWVDVLKKQKEDARRWGIGASPGNAGSGAEPSLCAFANSVEAAGATREAPSRSYQYEYRGLAGEHLLRTRRPFVAEITDAMGNEIFKVRRPFWWINSSIYAEVDGKEIGVVHRRWHLWQRIYDLYLGNRQFAVVENPGFWNWTFSLVDEDDKLLAQIDRNWRGIGFELFTDAGQYAIRFGDDVQSDKFAHLPFIISGYVGAHFSQLVNVSQKLQTKELHVVRQLTLPERVVALALAISLDSDYFSRRGGW